The stretch of DNA TTTTCCGATGCTTTTCAAGTCTTTTAAAATGGGCTCATTTACATAACGGAGGGAAAGTATTTCGATCAACTCCTGATCAATACGCTGAAAAAGGATAATGCGGAGAGTTATTTATAGTATTTTATGTTAATATAAATCCTAATGCTAGGTATCTTGTATTGGATAACCAGTGATACTATTGTTTGTTTCGGTAAAAACAGCTATGCGGCACAAAGGATCATCTCTTTTTTTAACACAATATTAGGCGGTACAATGAAAATCTCTAAAACCAATCATCGGGCGCCAAGCACCACGCTTTACATTTATCCTCTGTTGATCTGCACGTGCATTTTGACCGCCTTTATTGCTGTAGGTCTTCCTGCGGCCAAAGATCACACGCTTTTAACCCTGAAGGTTATGGGTATCGATGAAAATTATACAAATGCGAGTCTTAATCGTTTTTTAAATGATTTTTCATCCACTATTGACAACGCTGAAGAATTACAAGCAGACAGATTAAAGAACAAGATACGACAAAAAGCTCCTGAACTGGCGGCAAAATTGCCTGATGACTTTTCGTCCGTAAAACATCGGTATTTTTTTCATTGGGGTTATAACGCCGGTGGCCCCTACGATAATAGTGCCAAACCGCTAAGAAACCAATTTGAAGAAAAGTTTGTAGCTTTAAAAAAGAAGGCTGGGTTCACAGAGGAGGAGATTAAAACATTACGAAAGGTTCTTTACGATATTTTCGCCTATGAATGGAATCAAATCCGAAAACCGAAACTTAAACAAACGACGAGAAGCGCCTTTGGTCTTCCCAGTGATAAGACAACCGCTTTAGCTACGATTGTCTATGAGATCCATATCCTTGCAGATTTTACAACAGAGGATAGAGATGCCTTATCTGAGTTGAAATTTCATGTACGCAAAGAATTGATTGATAATGGATTAAAGAAACTATTTCGCGGCACCCATGAAAGCGCAAATGCAGAAAAGACCATTTCTAAGATTGAAGATAGTATTGCCATCCCAATGAATAATGAAACGATCGATTTGAAAAGTCTATTCGAGAAGGAAGACCCCGCTTTCAAAAATCTTTTTCCAATGGCTAGGACTAATATAACCAGACTATCAAGAGATCAGCGCCAGGCGTTAACCGTTCTTCTCATCTTAAAACAAGACTTACCGTTACTTCTTCAAGGGGCTTTATCCACCCACCTTAACTCAAAAGGAATACCCATAGTCTCTCAGAAAGGCTGAGTGCATCGTTTTTTTGATAGCTGTCACAACAAAACGCAACTCCTTTCTTGTCGTGAATGCTTCAAAAGTATCCGACCGATTCAATTATTGCGGAGCATCTTTTGGAACTGTGGAGTCGTAAGCGTTTTGTGCTTCGTCGTCCGTTTCCCCCTTAAGAAAGACTTTCAGTACAGCGGCAAAAGTCCCCGGATTTTCTTCTTGTGGAATATGTCCGCTATCCGGGATGACCGCATGTTGAGCGTGGGGCACACGTTCTTTCACAGCCAGAGCGATGCGCGTAAATTTCTCATCGTATTCCCCGGTAATGAGCAGAACAGGAATTTTCAGGTTATGGATCCGATGCCACAGATTGGGCTGCATTCCGGTTCCCATTCCGATTAAAGACGCTGCCAACGCACGAGGATGATTGCCGCATTTATTGCCAATCAATCGCGTTCTTAAATCTGGTTTTTTCTGTAGATGGGTAAAGGGTGGTTGGCTATACCATCGCTTCAGGAAAGATTCGAAATTAGAATCCCATGCCGGTTCGGTATTGTTTGGATTTTTAGGAACAACAGGTTCTTTGAGCCGTTCTCCGGGCCGTCCGAACTGCTGCAAATGCAACGCCAATTGTTTGTCGCTCAGGCGTCGGGCGGCCCGTTCTTCCGCATCCTCAATGCCGGGAGAAGCGGAAATCAGGACAAGTCTGCTAAATTGGGTTGGATACTGTAAAGCGAGGTAGAGAGCAAGGCGTCCGCCCATGGAATAGCCGGAGAGAGCACAAGGTCTTGCCAAGCGTCCGGGCAATCCCGCCCTGAGCGCCGCCGCCACCTCTTTCATGCTCTTATCAGCCCCTTCAAGAATATGCTGTACGGTCCCATGTCCCGGCAAGTCAGGACAGACATAGCGGTAATTGCGCATGTTTAGGGCTTTTGTTACGGGGATCCAGTCCTTAGAACACCCCATAAAACCATGGAGCATTAAGACGGAAAGGACATTTTCTTTTGAGCTGCCAAAGCAGTGCCACCCTATGGGGATAGTCATAGTAGGCTCTCCAGGTAGACGGCGCATCATATCGCACCCGGACTGCAAAAATTTGCGCTGCCCTTATTTTTTTTGTTTCAGCTCTTTTTCGACTCTGGCAAGAGCGGTATTTACCGCCTTACGTTCAGCGTCAGTCTTACATTTTTCTTCAAGCGCAGCCAATACAGGCTGTTGTTTTTGGGCTTGTGGATAATTGCGTTGAATGGAAGCGATATAGTGTTTCAGTACTTCCATGCGCAACGATTCGTCGGGCGCCTTTTCCCAAAGTCCATCAAGAATTTCGACGGCATCCAAGGATGCCCAGCTGCCGAGCGCATCCAAGTAAGGCGCGGCTCCTTCCGAATCTTCTCGTTCGCCGCGTAACGCCCGTTCCGCCTCTGCCGCGGTGATGTCCAATGCTTGTGCTGTCCCGATGGCCGACAACACTTTCATCAAAGCCGCGCAGTTGTTTCCTGTGGCGTGGGTCAACATCTCCCCTGTTTTCACCGTGACGTCATCAGCGGCTTCGTACCGATTCGAGAGCGCAACGATAGCCTCCCCCGCCTCTGTTTTCTCTGCGTTGGCTTCTTCTTCCAGAAGGGATTGAAATAAAAGTTCAATATCCGACAGTTCGCCTGTTGCGCCTAAAGCAGCAAATGCCTTGCGCCGCACCTCGCCGTTTTCATCTTCTATAAATCCATATACGGCATCTTTGAAAGGTGCACTTCCCATGCGGCGTTCTGCGATAATCTCAAGGGCAACGAGCTTTGTTTCCGTGCTCATGTTCGTTTCGTAATCAGGTCGGTTGTCCAAAGCCCGCAACGCGGCATCTTCCAAATCAGTGATCCGTAGAAACGCCGCCTGAATAGCGTTTATCTCTAGCTTGTCTTGTGCCTGCGCCAGTGCATCCAAGAGTATGCCCGTCATGCTTGAATCGGACGTGCGGGTGACGCACTCATAGGCGGCAAGACGCATTTCCATAGCATCGTGGGAACACGATTCTTGTATTGCCTTCGCTACGGCAGGATCGTCGCGATTTGCAAGCATACGCAGTACGGCAGGCTGTACGACAGCCGAGAAATCGGGCAGTGCTTCCAACCATGCCTGAGTTGTCGTCGCACTCGTCAGTTGGGTCGTTAAAAAAAGAGCTGTCCCCCAAAGCAGGGGCTCCGATGATTGTGCGGCTTCCAACAACAGTGGCAATGCCTCTTCGCCGGCAGCCGTTACCAGTGCTTGGAGAACCATGGCTTTGTATTGCGGTTTCACGTTTTCTAGATGTAAGGCATCGCGACACAGTGTGACAAGCCGCTCTTGATCTTCTTGGATACTAGGGTCAGCTAAAGCCATCAACAACTCTTGCGTCAACCCGGTTCCTTCCGGTGTGAAGTCCGC from Candidatus Hydrogenedentota bacterium encodes:
- a CDS encoding alpha/beta fold hydrolase yields the protein MTIPIGWHCFGSSKENVLSVLMLHGFMGCSKDWIPVTKALNMRNYRYVCPDLPGHGTVQHILEGADKSMKEVAAALRAGLPGRLARPCALSGYSMGGRLALYLALQYPTQFSRLVLISASPGIEDAEERAARRLSDKQLALHLQQFGRPGERLKEPVVPKNPNNTEPAWDSNFESFLKRWYSQPPFTHLQKKPDLRTRLIGNKCGNHPRALAASLIGMGTGMQPNLWHRIHNLKIPVLLITGEYDEKFTRIALAVKERVPHAQHAVIPDSGHIPQEENPGTFAAVLKVFLKGETDDEAQNAYDSTVPKDAPQ